From Halotia branconii CENA392, the proteins below share one genomic window:
- a CDS encoding glycosyltransferase, translating into MEKIANNTLSFWQEEGSRLIQQNFEEFHSLVTQAKGYLRRGNYEAAAVYADIAAFYAICKHSGLFVSRELEEVLLTIGRKVIGKSVDHSQSKPCPDSPKHVLHVATYVANIGGHSRMLLRWIQQDTERSHSLVLTQQAPKEIPKIFKDAVSDRQGEIYVLNESIGSLISWAKQLREYAASTDVIVLHTLCDDVIPTIAFANKEQLPPIIFVNNADTYLWLGASITDVVANLRESGMRLSQARRGIEEKRNALLPIILSPIHRTLSRTEAKRELGIAEDSILLLSIARTAKYQTIDGISFADAHVPLLEKYKQVILIVIGPGNSEDWSAAIQQTNGRIKIFGEREDTAVFYQAADIYVDSFPMTSITSMLEAGSYGTPLISRHYFSPKSDILGGDAPGLTGNLIYVSDLNEYNQVLSNLVEDEELRLNLGEKTNKKIVKTHTGNGWYKNLEQVYQRAMDLPKLTVNTSFKDQICLGEPDSLLPYFYPENQHIDLDGMIQGHIRLMPFNERLQSWVKLTRKHGFSRLSLLLPEWFYLRYYLRLRT; encoded by the coding sequence ATGGAAAAAATAGCTAATAACACACTCAGTTTTTGGCAAGAAGAAGGCAGTCGCTTGATTCAACAAAATTTTGAAGAGTTCCATAGCTTAGTTACTCAAGCCAAAGGCTATCTGCGACGTGGCAACTATGAGGCTGCTGCTGTGTACGCTGATATCGCTGCTTTCTATGCTATTTGCAAACATAGTGGTCTTTTTGTCAGCCGAGAACTCGAAGAAGTTCTGCTCACAATTGGACGGAAAGTAATAGGAAAAAGCGTTGATCACAGTCAAAGCAAACCTTGTCCTGATTCACCAAAGCATGTACTCCATGTTGCCACTTATGTAGCAAATATTGGTGGACATTCTAGAATGCTTTTGCGCTGGATTCAGCAGGACACAGAGCGATCGCACTCTCTTGTGTTAACGCAGCAAGCACCAAAAGAAATACCAAAAATCTTTAAAGATGCTGTCAGCGATCGTCAGGGTGAGATATATGTTTTGAATGAAAGTATTGGCAGTCTTATTTCTTGGGCTAAACAACTCCGTGAATATGCAGCCTCGACAGATGTGATTGTGCTGCATACCTTGTGTGATGACGTGATTCCAACCATTGCATTTGCAAACAAAGAACAGTTACCACCGATTATTTTTGTAAATAATGCGGACACGTATCTTTGGCTGGGAGCTAGTATTACCGATGTTGTAGCTAACTTACGTGAATCTGGTATGCGTCTATCACAAGCACGTCGAGGTATTGAAGAAAAACGCAACGCGCTACTTCCTATTATTTTGAGTCCTATTCATAGAACTCTCTCTCGCACAGAAGCGAAGCGAGAATTAGGGATAGCCGAAGACAGTATATTGTTGCTTTCTATCGCCAGAACAGCGAAGTATCAAACAATTGATGGCATAAGTTTTGCTGATGCACACGTTCCGTTACTAGAAAAATATAAGCAAGTTATTTTGATAGTCATTGGGCCGGGTAATAGTGAAGACTGGTCAGCAGCTATTCAGCAAACAAATGGGAGAATCAAGATATTTGGAGAACGGGAAGACACTGCTGTTTTTTATCAAGCTGCTGATATCTACGTAGACTCATTCCCTATGACTTCCATAACATCCATGCTGGAAGCTGGAAGTTATGGCACTCCTCTAATAAGTCGTCATTACTTCTCCCCTAAGTCTGATATTCTTGGTGGTGATGCACCTGGTTTAACTGGCAATCTGATTTATGTATCTGACTTGAATGAGTACAATCAAGTACTATCAAATTTAGTCGAAGATGAGGAATTGCGCTTAAATTTGGGTGAAAAAACTAATAAAAAAATAGTAAAAACACATACAGGAAATGGTTGGTATAAAAATCTAGAACAGGTATATCAGCGTGCTATGGACTTGCCTAAGCTAACTGTCAATACATCTTTCAAAGATCAAATTTGTTTAGGAGAACCAGATAGTTTATTACCATATTTTTATCCAGAAAATCAACACATTGATCTTGATGGAATGATTCAAGGTCATATAAGACTGATGCCATTTAATGAAAGGTTGCAAAGTTGGGTTAAATTGACTAGAAAGCACGGTTTTAGTCGGTTGAGTTTACTATTGCCAGAGTGGTTTTATTTGCGCTATTACTTACGTTTACGTACATAA
- a CDS encoding DegT/DnrJ/EryC1/StrS family aminotransferase → MSEKMQYIPIAKPWMGEPEAEAAKRAIMSGWVTQGPEVATFEQEFAAYVGSKYACAVSNCTTALHLALLAVGVQPGDEVITVSHSYIATANSIRYCGAVPVFVDIEPQSYNINPVLIADAISDRTRAILVVHQIGMPCNLKAILDVAHQYNLPVIEDAACAIGSEILWDGQWEKIGKPHGDIACFSFHPRKVVSTGDGGMLTTNNPEWDKQFRLWRQHGMSVPDTVRHGAKQVIFESYPMLGYNYRMTDIQAAVGREQLKRLPEIVERRRYLAQRYDQQLADVPGLKLPTEPTWARSNWQSYCVRLPEKCNQVQVMQVMLDAGIATRRGIMCAHRESAYQIEVWSCGTSREACNCELGKCDRLVESEQAQDHAIILPLFHQMTEEEQDRVIAVLKSVCQVGV, encoded by the coding sequence ATGTCTGAGAAAATGCAGTATATTCCGATCGCTAAACCCTGGATGGGTGAACCTGAAGCTGAAGCAGCCAAGCGGGCTATTATGTCCGGCTGGGTAACTCAAGGACCAGAAGTCGCTACCTTTGAGCAAGAATTTGCCGCTTACGTAGGGTCAAAATATGCTTGCGCTGTCTCTAATTGCACTACAGCATTACACCTAGCTCTATTAGCTGTGGGTGTACAGCCTGGGGATGAAGTAATTACTGTCAGCCACTCTTATATTGCCACGGCTAACAGCATCCGCTACTGTGGCGCAGTGCCTGTATTTGTGGACATTGAACCGCAAAGCTATAATATCAACCCCGTATTAATTGCAGATGCGATTAGCGATCGCACTCGTGCTATTCTTGTTGTTCACCAAATAGGAATGCCTTGTAACCTTAAAGCCATTTTAGATGTTGCCCATCAATATAATCTACCAGTAATTGAGGATGCCGCCTGTGCGATCGGCAGTGAGATTCTCTGGGATGGACAATGGGAAAAAATCGGCAAGCCACATGGAGATATCGCTTGTTTTTCCTTCCACCCCCGCAAAGTAGTTAGCACGGGCGACGGTGGGATGTTGACTACAAATAATCCCGAATGGGATAAACAGTTTCGCCTCTGGCGACAACACGGAATGAGCGTTCCTGATACCGTGCGCCACGGAGCCAAACAAGTCATTTTTGAATCTTACCCGATGTTGGGCTACAACTACCGTATGACCGATATCCAAGCCGCAGTCGGGCGAGAACAACTCAAACGCCTACCGGAGATTGTAGAACGCCGCCGTTACTTGGCCCAAAGATATGATCAACAGCTGGCAGATGTGCCGGGATTAAAATTACCCACAGAGCCAACATGGGCAAGAAGTAACTGGCAAAGTTACTGTGTACGCTTACCTGAGAAGTGTAACCAAGTGCAAGTAATGCAAGTAATGCTGGATGCTGGTATTGCCACGCGACGTGGTATCATGTGCGCTCACCGTGAAAGCGCATATCAAATTGAAGTTTGGTCATGTGGCACTAGTCGGGAAGCTTGTAACTGTGAACTAGGAAAGTGCGATCGCTTAGTTGAAAGCGAACAAGCCCAGGATCACGCCATCATTTTACCACTTTTCCATCAAATGACTGAAGAGGAACAAGATCGGGTGATCGCAGTTTTGAAAAGTGTGTGTCAGGTTGGAGTGTAG
- a CDS encoding NAD-dependent epimerase/dehydratase family protein — translation MKNSRVLITGGAGLVGSHIADLLVKEEVSEIIILDNFTRGQLNNLAWAKEHGPLVVVEGDIRDQKLLGEVMQGVDIVFHQAAIRITQCAEEPRLALEVLADGTFNVLEAAVKAKVKKVVAASSASIYGMAEEFPTTESHHPYNNRTIYGAAKVFNEGLLRSFYDMYGLDYVALRYFNVYGPRMDIYGVYTEVLIRWMERIVAGQPPLIFGDGKQTMDFVYIEDIARANILAAKADVTDEVFNIASSVESSLNDLAYSLAKVMESDLQPEYGPERKVNPVARRLADVSKAKKLLGFETQVSLEAGLRQLVNWWREQKLAKEASNV, via the coding sequence ATGAAAAATAGTCGCGTATTAATTACAGGTGGTGCAGGTTTAGTCGGTTCTCATATCGCCGATTTATTGGTGAAAGAAGAAGTTTCCGAAATTATTATTTTAGATAACTTCACACGCGGACAACTCAACAATCTTGCTTGGGCGAAAGAACATGGTCCTTTGGTAGTTGTAGAAGGCGATATCCGAGATCAAAAACTTCTAGGAGAAGTCATGCAAGGTGTCGATATAGTCTTTCATCAGGCTGCAATTCGCATTACCCAATGTGCTGAAGAACCGCGTTTGGCACTAGAAGTTTTAGCTGATGGAACTTTCAATGTCTTGGAAGCAGCAGTAAAAGCCAAAGTCAAAAAGGTAGTTGCTGCTTCTTCAGCCTCAATATATGGCATGGCCGAGGAGTTCCCCACCACTGAATCTCATCATCCTTACAATAATCGCACCATCTACGGTGCAGCCAAGGTCTTTAATGAAGGCTTATTACGCAGTTTCTACGATATGTATGGGCTAGACTATGTGGCATTGCGCTACTTCAATGTCTACGGACCACGTATGGATATTTACGGTGTCTACACTGAAGTATTGATTCGCTGGATGGAGCGTATTGTCGCAGGTCAACCACCATTAATTTTCGGTGATGGCAAGCAGACAATGGACTTCGTATACATCGAGGACATTGCCAGAGCCAATATATTGGCTGCTAAAGCCGATGTTACTGATGAAGTGTTTAATATCGCTAGTAGCGTAGAAAGCAGTTTAAATGACCTTGCCTATAGTTTAGCTAAGGTAATGGAATCAGATTTGCAGCCAGAATATGGTCCAGAGCGCAAAGTCAACCCCGTAGCACGTAGACTAGCAGATGTCAGCAAAGCTAAAAAATTACTGGGCTTTGAAACACAGGTATCTTTAGAAGCAGGATTGCGTCAGTTGGTAAATTGGTGGCGCGAACAGAAATTGGCAAAGGAAGCAAGCAATGTCTGA
- a CDS encoding methionyl-tRNA formyltransferase gives MVNVLLIGIGTTTLSALKSLVSKCNVQGIVRNVDTECDDPVVSLAKQVDIPIFSDTSQQQIKSLLLKFQPDCVVVSSYNQILPPNLIELSAFINVHYSPLPHYRGRANVNWAIINDETSAAITIHKISPGLDEGNILFQQLITIGLDDTVTTIYDKLNEIQEQHLGNTVVKTFHGYKGTPQNNAEATYCCTRLPEDGEINWSTSTRSIDCFIRALVSPFPGSYTYFQGKKLLVWQAKPVDNPPTYVGRIPGRVIGRSKAEGFVDVLTNDGVLRIFEVQVEGEEKTAAANIIKSVKSTLGLTKSDLLNRIQTLETQITKLQENEK, from the coding sequence ATGGTTAATGTACTTCTAATTGGGATTGGTACAACTACCTTAAGTGCGCTGAAATCTTTAGTATCAAAGTGCAACGTTCAAGGAATAGTGAGAAATGTAGATACTGAATGCGATGATCCTGTTGTTAGCCTTGCCAAACAAGTCGATATTCCTATATTTTCAGACACCTCTCAGCAACAAATTAAGTCATTACTGTTAAAATTTCAGCCAGATTGCGTAGTAGTTTCTTCCTATAACCAAATATTACCACCTAATCTGATTGAACTGTCTGCATTTATTAATGTCCATTATTCCCCGTTGCCCCATTATCGTGGTCGCGCCAATGTCAATTGGGCAATTATTAATGATGAAACTTCTGCCGCAATCACTATTCATAAAATATCGCCTGGTTTAGATGAGGGAAACATTCTATTTCAACAACTAATTACGATTGGTCTTGACGATACTGTAACTACCATCTATGACAAACTAAATGAAATTCAGGAACAACATCTAGGAAATACAGTTGTCAAAACATTTCATGGTTATAAAGGTACACCACAAAATAATGCTGAGGCAACTTATTGTTGTACTCGCCTTCCCGAAGATGGTGAAATTAATTGGTCAACTTCTACTAGAAGTATAGACTGCTTTATTCGGGCATTAGTCTCACCTTTTCCCGGTTCCTACACCTACTTTCAAGGGAAAAAACTGTTGGTGTGGCAAGCCAAGCCTGTAGATAACCCTCCCACCTATGTAGGACGCATACCTGGCCGGGTTATCGGCAGATCAAAAGCAGAAGGTTTTGTTGATGTACTAACCAATGATGGAGTGTTAAGAATTTTTGAAGTTCAGGTTGAAGGCGAAGAAAAGACAGCAGCAGCAAATATTATTAAGTCTGTTAAAAGCACGTTAGGTTTAACTAAATCTGACTTACTAAATCGTATTCAAACTCTAGAAACACAAATTACCAAATTACAAGAAAATGAAAAATAG
- a CDS encoding DegT/DnrJ/EryC1/StrS family aminotransferase, protein MIPFLDLKTQYLSIKDEIDSAVLKVLESTQFVLGNEVTALEQEFANYCSAKQGIAVNTGTSALHLALLAAGIGAGDEVITIPFTFVATVAAICYTGATPVFVDIDPVCYTIDVNQIEKAITERTKAILPVHLYGQPADMKPIMEIARRHGLTVIEDAAQAHGAEYKGQRIGSIGDIGCFSFYPGKNLGAYGEGGMIVTNNPEYAHTMQMLRDWGQERKYHHVIKGYNYRMDGIQGAILRVKLRYLEKWTEARRANAAQYDALLKDLNLTIPTVMPYSRHVYHVYAVRSPQRDELQKKLNDQGIQTGIHYPIPVHLQPAYADLGYKIGDFPHSELAAREIFSLPMYAELTSAQINTVADSLQGILQGVTV, encoded by the coding sequence ATGATTCCATTTCTAGACCTGAAAACTCAATACCTTAGTATCAAAGATGAAATTGATAGCGCAGTTTTAAAAGTACTGGAAAGTACGCAATTTGTTTTGGGGAATGAAGTTACAGCCTTAGAACAAGAATTTGCCAATTACTGTAGTGCTAAACAAGGCATTGCTGTCAATACAGGTACAAGTGCCCTTCATTTAGCACTGTTAGCAGCTGGTATTGGTGCTGGTGACGAAGTGATCACCATACCTTTTACTTTTGTTGCTACTGTGGCCGCGATTTGTTACACCGGAGCTACACCAGTTTTTGTAGACATTGACCCTGTTTGCTACACAATAGATGTCAATCAAATCGAAAAAGCCATAACCGAACGCACAAAAGCGATTTTGCCAGTGCATTTGTATGGTCAACCAGCGGACATGAAACCAATTATGGAGATTGCCCGCCGTCATGGTTTGACTGTCATAGAAGATGCTGCCCAAGCCCACGGGGCTGAGTACAAGGGTCAGCGGATAGGTAGCATTGGTGATATTGGCTGTTTTAGCTTTTACCCTGGAAAGAACTTAGGGGCTTATGGTGAAGGAGGCATGATAGTCACCAATAATCCCGAATATGCCCATACTATGCAGATGCTACGTGACTGGGGTCAAGAACGTAAGTATCACCATGTGATTAAAGGCTATAACTACCGCATGGATGGTATTCAGGGAGCCATTTTGCGAGTGAAACTGCGTTATTTAGAGAAATGGACTGAGGCACGGCGGGCAAATGCAGCACAGTACGATGCTTTACTTAAAGATCTCAACTTGACTATACCTACAGTCATGCCCTATAGCCGCCACGTATACCATGTATACGCGGTGCGATCGCCCCAAAGAGATGAACTACAAAAGAAGCTAAATGACCAGGGCATCCAAACAGGTATTCACTATCCAATTCCTGTACATCTGCAACCAGCCTATGCAGATTTAGGTTATAAAATAGGAGATTTTCCACACTCAGAATTAGCAGCTAGAGAAATATTTTCATTACCTATGTATGCTGAACTAACATCAGCACAAATTAATACTGTGGCTGACAGTCTTCAAGGCATTCTTCAGGGAGTCACCGTTTAA
- a CDS encoding Gfo/Idh/MocA family protein, translated as MENINIGVIGYGYWGPNLVRNFAEIPGAQVTKVSDFKPELLAKVQARYPSIQVTTDCQDIFTDPHIDAVVIATPVSTHFDLALAALQAGKHVLVEKPMTASSKQARRLIEEAEKRNLVLMVDHTFVYTGAVRKMHDLIATNQLGDIYYYDSVRVNLGLFQHDVNVIWDLAVHDLSIMNYVLPSQPYAVSATGISHVPGEPENIAYLTCFFESNLIAHFHVNWLAPVKVRRTLIGGSQRMIVYDDLEPSEKVKIYDKGITINGNSESVYEMLIGYRTGDMWSPKLDMTEALRTEGLHFIDCINQGKRPITDGEAGLQTVKILEAATQSVKQRGQLVELNLLEVAA; from the coding sequence ATGGAAAATATCAATATCGGTGTCATTGGCTATGGTTATTGGGGGCCTAATCTAGTACGGAATTTTGCGGAAATTCCAGGCGCACAAGTTACCAAGGTCAGTGATTTTAAACCAGAATTACTAGCAAAGGTGCAAGCTCGCTATCCCAGCATCCAAGTAACGACAGATTGTCAAGACATCTTTACAGATCCTCACATTGATGCCGTTGTCATTGCCACACCAGTTTCCACTCACTTCGATTTGGCTTTAGCTGCATTGCAGGCTGGCAAGCACGTATTAGTAGAAAAACCAATGACAGCCTCCTCTAAGCAAGCAAGACGATTGATTGAAGAGGCAGAAAAACGCAATTTGGTATTGATGGTAGATCACACCTTTGTCTATACAGGTGCTGTACGCAAGATGCATGATTTGATTGCCACCAATCAACTAGGAGATATTTACTACTATGATTCTGTACGTGTCAACCTAGGGCTGTTTCAGCATGATGTCAATGTGATCTGGGACTTAGCAGTTCATGACCTCTCAATCATGAATTATGTATTGCCATCCCAACCTTATGCTGTCTCTGCCACAGGAATTAGCCACGTTCCGGGAGAACCAGAAAACATCGCTTACTTAACATGCTTCTTTGAAAGCAACTTGATTGCTCACTTTCATGTTAACTGGCTAGCACCAGTCAAAGTTCGCCGCACCCTGATTGGTGGTAGTCAACGCATGATTGTTTATGATGACTTGGAACCCAGCGAAAAAGTCAAAATTTACGACAAGGGAATTACCATCAATGGCAATTCTGAAAGTGTGTACGAAATGCTGATTGGTTATCGTACTGGTGATATGTGGTCTCCCAAGTTGGATATGACAGAAGCATTGCGAACAGAGGGATTGCACTTCATTGATTGTATCAACCAAGGCAAACGTCCTATTACAGATGGCGAAGCCGGGCTACAGACAGTCAAGATTTTGGAAGCTGCTACCCAATCAGTCAAGCAGCGTGGTCAATTAGTTGAATTGAATTTATTAGAGGTAGCAGCATGA
- a CDS encoding acyltransferase produces the protein MAINDDVKLGKDVKIFHPNLVNLYGCVIGDDTKIGTFVEIQKDVTVGSRCKISSHSFLCEGVILEDEVFIGHGVMFTNDLYPRATNEDGSLKTDDDWYTVKTLVKRSASIGSNATILPGVTIGQKAVIGAGAVVTRDVPDYAIVAGVPAKKVGDIRDRNQNLETTANSFS, from the coding sequence ATGGCAATAAATGATGACGTTAAATTGGGCAAAGATGTGAAAATTTTTCATCCCAATCTCGTGAACCTCTACGGTTGCGTTATTGGTGATGACACAAAAATTGGAACCTTTGTAGAGATTCAAAAAGATGTCACCGTCGGGAGTAGATGCAAAATTTCATCACATAGCTTTCTGTGTGAAGGGGTAATCCTTGAAGATGAAGTGTTTATTGGTCATGGAGTAATGTTTACCAATGACCTTTATCCCCGTGCAACAAACGAAGATGGCAGTTTAAAAACTGACGATGACTGGTATACAGTCAAAACTTTAGTCAAGCGCTCTGCATCGATTGGTAGTAACGCTACTATCTTGCCAGGGGTAACGATTGGACAAAAAGCCGTAATTGGTGCTGGGGCTGTAGTGACTCGTGATGTTCCTGATTATGCAATTGTAGCAGGTGTGCCAGCTAAAAAAGTTGGTGATATACGCGATCGCAACCAAAATTTAGAAACCACAGCTAATAGTTTTAGCTAA
- a CDS encoding polysaccharide ABC transporter ATP-binding protein, whose protein sequence is MSNNIIRVENLGKKYIISHQQEDSGGRYRYKALRDVISQGAKSLGKKFLKPVGKQMPNPSREEFWALNDVSFEIQQGEAIGIIGRNGAGKSTLLKILSRITEPTKGKIVIQGRVASLLEVGTGFHPELTGRENIYLNGSILGMSGVEIKKKFDEIVDFAEVEKFLDTPVKRYSSGMYVRLAFAVAAHLEPEILIVDEVLAVGDSAFQKKCLGKMGDVATKEGRTVLFVSHSMQAIAQLTKRCILLSKGNIQFDGNTSKAVQLYSAGQKASNEEPAYYEAPLSKTGNYLAWARVHTSEKEGIHSWGQPITFEFALHVTKPHESLWFSFQVLSTLQQPVSIFWFYEPEAPFRREAGTFILRCEIPKFRLYMGSYNITTWFSERRSETLLENLRDICPFEITMHKIERPEYQWESDECAYLEDAVWQCVEKY, encoded by the coding sequence ATGTCTAATAATATAATTCGAGTCGAGAATTTGGGTAAAAAATATATCATTTCTCATCAACAAGAGGATTCTGGCGGTCGTTATCGTTATAAAGCTTTGCGAGATGTGATTTCTCAGGGAGCCAAGTCTCTAGGCAAGAAATTTCTCAAGCCAGTTGGTAAACAAATGCCTAATCCATCTCGTGAAGAGTTTTGGGCATTAAACGACGTTTCTTTTGAAATTCAACAAGGTGAAGCAATTGGTATTATTGGGCGCAATGGTGCAGGTAAATCGACATTATTAAAAATTTTGAGTCGAATTACTGAACCGACAAAAGGAAAAATTGTCATCCAAGGACGGGTAGCAAGTCTATTAGAAGTGGGTACAGGATTTCACCCAGAATTAACTGGGAGAGAGAACATTTACCTCAACGGTTCTATTCTGGGAATGAGTGGAGTTGAGATTAAAAAAAAGTTTGATGAAATTGTTGATTTCGCCGAAGTTGAGAAATTTTTAGATACCCCTGTAAAACGTTACTCTTCTGGAATGTATGTGCGTCTTGCATTTGCCGTAGCAGCCCACTTAGAGCCAGAAATTTTAATTGTAGATGAAGTTTTAGCAGTGGGCGATTCGGCATTTCAAAAGAAGTGTTTGGGAAAAATGGGTGATGTGGCTACCAAAGAAGGGCGAACAGTCTTGTTTGTCAGCCATAGTATGCAAGCGATCGCCCAGCTTACCAAGCGTTGTATACTGCTTTCTAAAGGTAATATTCAGTTTGATGGTAATACCAGCAAAGCAGTACAACTATATAGTGCTGGGCAAAAAGCCTCTAACGAAGAACCTGCCTATTATGAAGCTCCTTTGAGCAAAACTGGTAATTATCTAGCTTGGGCACGAGTACATACTTCTGAAAAAGAAGGGATTCACTCTTGGGGACAACCAATTACTTTTGAGTTTGCTCTACACGTAACTAAACCCCATGAAAGTCTTTGGTTTTCTTTTCAGGTGTTAAGCACTTTACAGCAACCTGTTTCTATTTTCTGGTTTTACGAACCTGAAGCGCCGTTTCGTCGAGAAGCAGGAACATTTATTTTACGGTGTGAAATCCCAAAATTTAGACTGTACATGGGTTCATACAACATAACAACATGGTTTTCTGAGCGTCGTAGCGAAACTCTGTTAGAAAACCTTAGAGATATTTGCCCCTTTGAAATCACCATGCACAAGATTGAACGTCCAGAGTATCAATGGGAATCTGATGAATGTGCTTATTTAGAAGATGCAGTTTGGCAATGTGTTGAAAAGTATTAA
- a CDS encoding ABC transporter permease has product MSSQGMASKQELVIEAGRAERQYWQDLWRYRELFYFLAWRDILVRYKQTAIGITWALIRPFLTMVVFTVVFGKLAKLPSEGAPYPILVFAAMLPWQFFSNALGECSNSLITNANLISKVYFPRLIVPVSAVIVSFVDFMISGMILLGLMAWYNFVPDWRILTLPLFIAIAFAASMGVGLWLAALNVEYRDFRYIVPFIMQFGLYISPVGFSSSIVPEQWRLLYSLNPMVGVIDGFRWAILGGDSKIYWPGFTLSLGLVVILLVSGIWYFRKTERTFADVI; this is encoded by the coding sequence ATGAGTAGTCAAGGTATGGCCTCTAAGCAAGAGTTAGTAATTGAGGCTGGTCGCGCTGAACGCCAGTATTGGCAAGACTTATGGCGTTATCGGGAACTGTTTTATTTTCTGGCTTGGCGTGACATTTTAGTGCGGTACAAACAGACAGCAATTGGTATAACTTGGGCATTAATTCGACCATTTTTGACGATGGTAGTATTTACTGTAGTATTTGGAAAGTTAGCAAAGTTACCTTCAGAGGGGGCACCTTATCCAATTCTGGTGTTTGCAGCTATGCTACCTTGGCAATTTTTTTCCAATGCCCTAGGTGAGTGTAGTAACAGCCTAATTACTAACGCCAATTTGATATCTAAAGTCTATTTTCCTCGTTTGATTGTACCCGTCAGCGCTGTGATTGTCAGCTTTGTAGATTTTATGATTTCTGGCATGATTCTGTTGGGGTTAATGGCTTGGTATAACTTTGTTCCTGATTGGCGAATACTAACACTGCCCTTATTTATTGCTATTGCCTTTGCAGCTTCTATGGGAGTGGGATTATGGCTAGCAGCATTAAATGTAGAATATCGAGACTTTCGCTATATTGTGCCATTTATTATGCAGTTTGGGTTATATATATCACCAGTAGGATTTAGCAGCAGCATTGTACCAGAACAATGGCGTTTACTCTATTCTTTGAACCCAATGGTGGGAGTAATTGATGGTTTTCGCTGGGCTATTTTAGGCGGAGACTCAAAAATTTACTGGCCGGGATTCACACTATCTTTAGGATTAGTTGTTATTTTACTAGTCAGTGGTATCTGGTACTTTCGCAAAACGGAACGAACTTTTGCTGACGTAATTTAG